The Akkermansia sp. N21116 genome includes a region encoding these proteins:
- the dnaE gene encoding DNA polymerase III subunit alpha has product MGTTLENSFVHLHVHTEFSLLDGLILTNEMCNFCSESGMPAIAMTDHGNMFGTIEFYQNATKAKIKPIIGCEIYLAPFSLQDKKRYPGRRNATHLVLLAENDLGYHNLAKIVTRGNLEGMYYKPRVDLETLEEFHEGIICLSGCVAGPINEWLLLDDYQKASEMTARLAGIFGKDNFFIELQDHGIAEEKKVFPQLIKLAREHNLPIVATNDAHFLTRDDHEAHDVHICIGMGKMLADPTRMRYSPEVYLKSPEEMRELFKDYPEACDNTLRIAERCNVTIKLDSTATDKYPQFATPDGSPREEYLRKVCEEGLVMRYGQERVDNDPVLKERLDYELGIINSLRFASYFLITADFINWAKEHDIPVGPGRGSAAGSIVAYAMKITDIDPLRFGLIFERFLNPERVSPPDVDIDFCQARRQEVIEYVRRKYGERSVSNIITYGTMGAKSVIRDVARVMDIPYGEADRISKIIEPGPGVTLKKEYESKEELRALIESNETYMELWKYATRLEGKVRNVGVHAAGVVIGDCPLDEHVPLTRDNEGGVVTQYDMGAVTEVGLLKMDFLGLKTMTMINDCVKYIRMVEDPEFDIYKVPLDDKPTLDLLNRGDTMGVFQLESSGFVETCKRYGIQKIEDIIDLLALYRPGAMQFMDDMINVKKGVKEAEYEHPLLEKVCSETYGIMIYQEQVQNAAKLLAGYTLGGADLLRRAMGKKDPAKMAKERAHFIEGCEKTNGIEPELAGKIFDKIEKFAGYGFNKSHSACYGHISYWTAYLKANHPVEFIAGLLSNEMNNTDKLGVFITEANKMGIEVLPPNINHSQIKFAPEQLPSGKWAVRYGLAAIKNVGGGAMEQLIEERSQNGPFQSMEDVCNRLDSKSVNKKILESLIRAGALDWTHEPRRALFDRVDLALSGASSLHKDRAIGQGSLFDMAFEAPPPAKKQILADWPKTQKMTDEKELLGYYFCGHPLDSMRGVIDADRYTKIGLLDDLETEDLQRSHQMAGMVRALVPKMSKAGRKFAIMMLEDFTGVTEVLVWGDTYDKMMAADPPVETGGFIKARVRISLDDRSGSKRVSANAVIPISGRKRSLSDSGPLNVIMSPTRHDYGDLENLRDILTRYPGSSPVILTVKDTLGHLAQLELGERFRIRKCPELDAELSIYN; this is encoded by the coding sequence ATGGGAACAACTCTGGAAAACTCGTTCGTCCACTTGCACGTCCATACGGAATTCTCCCTTCTGGACGGTCTCATTCTGACGAATGAAATGTGCAATTTCTGTTCCGAATCCGGCATGCCGGCCATTGCCATGACGGATCATGGCAACATGTTCGGCACCATTGAGTTTTACCAAAATGCCACCAAGGCGAAGATCAAACCCATCATCGGCTGTGAAATCTATCTGGCGCCCTTCTCCCTCCAGGATAAAAAACGCTATCCCGGACGCCGCAATGCGACCCATCTGGTACTTCTTGCCGAAAATGACCTCGGCTATCACAACCTCGCCAAAATTGTCACGCGCGGCAATCTGGAAGGCATGTATTACAAGCCTCGCGTCGATTTGGAAACCCTGGAGGAATTTCACGAAGGCATTATCTGCCTGAGCGGTTGCGTCGCCGGCCCCATCAACGAATGGCTTCTACTGGACGACTACCAGAAGGCCAGTGAAATGACGGCTCGCCTTGCCGGTATTTTCGGCAAGGACAATTTCTTCATCGAACTTCAGGATCACGGTATTGCCGAGGAAAAAAAGGTCTTCCCTCAACTCATCAAACTCGCACGGGAGCACAACCTTCCGATCGTCGCTACCAACGACGCACACTTCCTGACACGGGACGACCACGAAGCACATGATGTTCATATCTGCATCGGCATGGGTAAAATGCTCGCGGATCCCACTCGCATGCGCTATTCTCCGGAAGTCTATCTCAAATCCCCTGAAGAAATGAGGGAACTCTTCAAGGATTATCCCGAAGCCTGCGACAACACTCTCCGTATCGCCGAACGCTGCAACGTTACGATCAAACTGGATTCCACCGCCACGGATAAGTATCCTCAGTTCGCCACTCCGGACGGTTCCCCCCGGGAAGAATACCTCCGCAAGGTCTGCGAGGAAGGTCTTGTCATGCGCTACGGTCAGGAACGCGTAGACAACGACCCCGTCCTGAAGGAACGTCTCGACTACGAACTGGGTATTATTAATTCTCTCCGTTTTGCTTCCTACTTCCTCATTACCGCCGACTTCATCAACTGGGCCAAGGAACACGATATCCCCGTGGGACCGGGCCGCGGTTCCGCCGCCGGTTCTATCGTAGCCTATGCGATGAAGATCACGGATATCGACCCTCTCCGCTTCGGTTTGATCTTTGAACGCTTCCTGAATCCGGAACGAGTCAGTCCTCCCGACGTCGATATCGACTTCTGCCAGGCACGGCGCCAGGAAGTCATCGAATACGTTCGCCGAAAGTACGGAGAACGTTCCGTCTCCAATATCATCACCTATGGCACCATGGGCGCCAAGTCGGTCATCCGCGACGTAGCTCGCGTCATGGATATCCCGTACGGCGAGGCAGACCGCATTTCCAAAATCATCGAACCCGGTCCGGGAGTCACCCTCAAGAAGGAATACGAAAGCAAGGAAGAGCTGCGGGCCCTGATCGAAAGTAACGAAACCTACATGGAACTCTGGAAATATGCCACCCGGCTGGAAGGCAAGGTGCGCAATGTCGGCGTCCATGCAGCCGGTGTCGTCATCGGCGACTGTCCCCTTGACGAACACGTCCCGCTGACGCGGGATAATGAAGGAGGCGTCGTCACTCAATACGACATGGGAGCCGTTACCGAGGTTGGTCTGCTGAAGATGGACTTCCTCGGCCTCAAAACTATGACGATGATCAACGACTGCGTCAAATACATCCGCATGGTCGAAGATCCCGAATTCGACATCTACAAGGTTCCCCTCGACGACAAACCTACTCTCGACCTCCTCAACCGAGGTGATACGATGGGCGTCTTCCAGCTTGAATCGAGCGGATTCGTCGAAACTTGTAAACGCTACGGCATCCAGAAGATTGAGGATATCATCGACCTCCTGGCATTGTACCGCCCCGGCGCCATGCAGTTCATGGACGACATGATCAACGTCAAGAAAGGCGTCAAGGAGGCGGAATATGAACACCCTCTCCTTGAAAAGGTCTGTTCGGAAACATACGGCATCATGATCTACCAGGAACAAGTTCAGAATGCCGCCAAACTCCTCGCTGGCTACACGCTCGGGGGCGCTGACCTTCTCCGCCGAGCCATGGGTAAAAAAGACCCGGCAAAAATGGCGAAAGAACGAGCACACTTCATCGAAGGCTGCGAAAAAACCAATGGGATCGAACCCGAACTGGCCGGCAAGATCTTCGACAAGATTGAAAAATTCGCCGGATACGGTTTCAACAAATCGCATTCGGCCTGTTACGGACACATCTCCTACTGGACGGCCTACCTAAAAGCCAACCACCCCGTCGAATTCATTGCAGGATTGCTGTCCAACGAAATGAATAACACGGACAAACTGGGAGTCTTCATTACGGAAGCCAACAAAATGGGCATAGAGGTCCTTCCACCCAATATCAACCATTCCCAGATCAAGTTCGCCCCGGAACAACTGCCCTCCGGCAAATGGGCCGTACGTTACGGTCTGGCCGCCATCAAAAATGTCGGGGGCGGAGCCATGGAACAGCTAATTGAGGAGCGTAGCCAGAACGGTCCCTTTCAAAGTATGGAGGACGTCTGCAACCGATTGGACTCCAAAAGCGTCAACAAGAAAATTCTGGAATCCCTCATCCGAGCAGGCGCCCTGGACTGGACACACGAGCCGCGCCGCGCCCTTTTCGACCGGGTGGATCTAGCCTTGAGCGGAGCCTCCTCCCTGCATAAAGACCGCGCCATCGGCCAGGGTTCCCTGTTCGACATGGCTTTCGAAGCACCGCCCCCCGCAAAAAAACAAATCCTGGCAGACTGGCCCAAGACACAAAAGATGACCGATGAAAAAGAACTCCTCGGCTACTACTTTTGCGGGCATCCCCTGGATTCCATGCGCGGCGTCATCGACGCCGACCGCTATACGAAAATCGGACTTCTGGACGACCTCGAAACCGAAGACTTGCAGAGGTCCCACCAAATGGCCGGTATGGTTCGGGCTCTCGTCCCCAAAATGAGCAAAGCCGGACGCAAGTTCGCAATCATGATGCTGGAAGACTTCACCGGAGTCACGGAAGTCCTCGTCTGGGGAGACACTTACGATAAAATGATGGCTGCCGACCCGCCTGTCGAGACAGGCGGCTTCATCAAGGCCCGCGTCCGTATCAGCCTGGATGACCGCTCCGGAAGTAAACGAGTATCCGCCAACGCAGTCATACCGATCAGCGGGCGCAAGCGTTCCCTCAGCGACTCCGGCCCATTGAACGTCATTATGTCCCCCACTCGCCACGATTACGGCGATCTGGAAAACCTCCGGGACATCCTCACGCGCTACCCCGGTTCTTCCCCCGTCATTCTGACCGTCAAAGACACCCTCGGACACCTGGCCCAACTGGAACTCGGGGAACGCTTCCGCATCCGTAAATGTCCGGAACTGGATGCCGAACTCTCTATCTACAATTAA
- the dapA gene encoding 4-hydroxy-tetrahydrodipicolinate synthase, which yields MKFQGLYTALVTPFRDGRVDEPAFEALIESQVAAGVAGIVPVGTTGESPTLSVTEHLEVIDSAVRYAAGRVQVIAGAGANSTTEAIELVKEAESVGVDGTLQVCPYYNKPSQEGVYRHFRTIAEASELPMMLYSIPGRCGIEIAVETVARLARDCKNILAVKEAGGSVDRVNQLIQAVPDGFSILCGDDGLCLPFMSCGALGLVSVTSNLVPAAMNKLVNACLEGNYGEALSLQKKYYPLMKTLMTLDGNPVTIKAAMAIKGSMTGEIRLPLVELSEDKKKILSGVLSQFELN from the coding sequence ATGAAATTCCAAGGCCTTTATACTGCACTCGTAACTCCCTTTCGCGACGGCCGGGTCGATGAACCCGCTTTCGAAGCTCTCATTGAATCCCAAGTAGCTGCAGGCGTCGCAGGCATTGTTCCCGTAGGAACAACCGGAGAATCCCCCACCCTGTCCGTAACGGAACATCTGGAAGTCATCGATTCCGCCGTCCGCTATGCTGCCGGCCGTGTCCAGGTCATTGCCGGAGCCGGAGCCAACAGCACGACAGAAGCCATCGAACTGGTTAAGGAAGCGGAAAGCGTCGGAGTCGACGGAACTTTACAGGTCTGTCCCTATTACAACAAACCTTCCCAGGAAGGCGTCTATCGCCACTTCCGTACCATTGCCGAAGCATCCGAACTTCCCATGATGCTCTACAGTATCCCGGGGCGTTGCGGTATTGAAATCGCCGTCGAAACTGTAGCCCGCCTGGCCCGCGACTGCAAAAACATCCTTGCTGTTAAAGAAGCAGGCGGCAGCGTCGACCGCGTCAACCAGCTCATCCAGGCAGTACCGGATGGTTTTTCCATTCTCTGCGGAGACGACGGACTTTGCCTTCCCTTTATGTCTTGCGGAGCCTTGGGACTCGTCTCCGTGACATCAAATCTCGTCCCAGCCGCCATGAACAAACTGGTCAATGCCTGCTTGGAAGGCAACTACGGAGAAGCACTCTCCCTCCAGAAAAAGTACTACCCGTTGATGAAGACCCTGATGACTCTCGATGGCAACCCTGTTACCATCAAGGCAGCCATGGCCATCAAAGGCAGCATGACGGGTGAAATCCGCCTGCCTCTCGTTGAGCTGTCAGAGGACAAAAAGAAGATCCTCTCCGGCGTACTCTCCCAGTTCGAACTCAACTAA
- the dapB gene encoding 4-hydroxy-tetrahydrodipicolinate reductase, with protein MLSILVTGLTGRMGQAVKAAVEQNPDTRVGGTHDIGQELSDSLPSCDAIIDFSHHTFTTCMLEKAVAFGKNVVIGTTAHTPEERAAIVEASKKIPVVFASNFSVGVNTLFWLTRKAAGILQDGFDMEIVEMHHHNKIDAPSGTARSLAEILCDVTGMDYEKDVSHGRLGNIGARPEREIGMHSLRGGDVVGDHTVIFAGDGERLELTHKASSRMTFAQGAVRAALWLQNKPAGLYDMEDVLGLKNM; from the coding sequence ATGTTATCCATCCTCGTTACCGGCCTTACCGGCCGAATGGGTCAGGCAGTCAAAGCCGCCGTCGAACAAAATCCGGACACCCGTGTCGGCGGAACGCATGACATCGGCCAGGAATTGTCCGATTCTCTGCCTTCCTGCGATGCTATCATCGACTTTTCCCATCACACTTTTACCACGTGCATGCTGGAAAAAGCAGTCGCCTTCGGCAAAAACGTCGTCATCGGCACAACGGCTCACACGCCGGAAGAACGTGCCGCCATCGTGGAAGCGTCCAAGAAAATCCCGGTCGTGTTCGCCTCCAATTTTTCTGTCGGCGTCAACACTCTGTTCTGGTTGACCCGCAAGGCAGCCGGCATCCTCCAGGACGGCTTTGACATGGAAATTGTGGAAATGCATCACCACAACAAAATCGACGCTCCCTCCGGCACCGCCCGATCCCTCGCTGAAATCCTCTGTGACGTTACGGGAATGGACTATGAAAAAGACGTTTCCCATGGCCGCTTGGGCAACATCGGAGCCCGTCCGGAGCGGGAAATTGGCATGCATTCCCTGCGCGGGGGCGATGTGGTCGGAGACCATACAGTCATCTTTGCCGGCGACGGAGAACGCCTGGAACTGACGCATAAGGCCTCCAGCCGCATGACCTTCGCCCAGGGAGCAGTAAGGGCGGCTCTTTGGCTTCAGAACAAGCCAGCCGGTCTTTACGACATGGAAGACGTCCTGGGGCTGAAGAACATGTAA
- the folK gene encoding 2-amino-4-hydroxy-6-hydroxymethyldihydropteridine diphosphokinase: MRRAGIALGSNLGAKVTSLKTARDFFSGINVQGNLFLQSRLYSTAPVGCPEGSEDYVNAVLEFTWPGTAEELLLHCQDIEQKLGRVRSHVRNEPRTADVDIIYLGDLLIASPSLTIPHPRVHCRKFVLCPLADIRPDLILPGQVLTVVDLLNNLDTDEPAPIPMQDTW; encoded by the coding sequence ATGAGAAGGGCCGGCATCGCTCTCGGCTCCAACTTGGGAGCCAAGGTAACTTCGTTGAAAACCGCACGCGACTTTTTCAGCGGAATAAATGTTCAAGGCAACTTGTTCCTTCAGTCCCGCTTGTACTCAACGGCTCCTGTCGGTTGTCCGGAAGGTTCCGAAGACTACGTCAATGCCGTTCTTGAATTCACATGGCCTGGTACGGCGGAAGAACTCCTGCTCCACTGTCAAGACATTGAACAAAAGCTGGGCAGGGTACGTTCCCACGTTCGCAATGAACCCCGTACCGCCGATGTCGATATCATCTATCTGGGGGATCTGCTCATCGCATCTCCATCCCTCACCATCCCCCACCCCAGGGTGCACTGTCGCAAATTTGTCCTTTGTCCGCTGGCGGATATCCGGCCCGACCTCATCCTGCCGGGACAGGTTCTCACCGTCGTGGATTTACTCAACAATCTGGATACCGACGAGCCAGCCCCCATCCCCATGCAGGATACCTGGTAA
- the panB gene encoding 3-methyl-2-oxobutanoate hydroxymethyltransferase — protein sequence MEKAEAIRNSKGGTPLTMLTAYDYPTAKILDAAGVDMILVGDSVGMTLLGFPDTTHVTLAHMAHHVGAVARGTSRAFLICDLPINTYTTVEQALESARTLVKAGAEAVKLEGGVAIEAQIAAIVADGIPVVAHVGLLPQKVLEEGGYKIKGKTDDEITALMDDIDAVNRAGACCCVVEGTRPHAARMATERSVIPTIAIGSGEATCNGSVAVITDLIGGFPWFVPGFIKPKGNVAGIIEQCAREWMAEIRAWKLPQDSLPS from the coding sequence ATGGAAAAAGCAGAAGCCATCCGCAACAGCAAAGGGGGAACCCCGTTGACGATGCTGACGGCTTACGACTACCCTACAGCCAAAATCCTTGATGCAGCCGGAGTTGACATGATCCTCGTCGGAGATTCCGTCGGAATGACTCTCCTCGGGTTTCCCGATACAACACACGTTACTCTCGCCCACATGGCCCATCATGTCGGAGCCGTCGCAAGGGGAACCAGCCGGGCTTTCCTCATCTGCGACTTGCCCATCAACACCTACACGACAGTAGAACAGGCTCTGGAAAGTGCCAGGACACTCGTCAAGGCCGGGGCGGAAGCAGTCAAACTGGAAGGCGGCGTAGCTATTGAAGCCCAAATCGCCGCCATCGTGGCAGACGGCATCCCCGTCGTTGCCCATGTCGGCCTCCTCCCTCAGAAGGTGTTGGAAGAAGGCGGCTACAAAATCAAAGGCAAAACCGACGACGAAATTACTGCCTTGATGGATGACATCGATGCAGTCAACCGCGCAGGGGCCTGCTGCTGCGTCGTGGAAGGGACCCGTCCCCATGCCGCACGGATGGCCACGGAGCGTTCCGTTATCCCAACCATCGCCATCGGTTCCGGCGAAGCCACATGCAACGGCAGTGTCGCCGTCATTACCGACCTGATAGGAGGTTTTCCATGGTTCGTCCCCGGATTTATCAAACCCAAGGGCAATGTTGCCGGCATCATTGAACAATGCGCCCGTGAGTGGATGGCTGAAATCCGCGCTTGGAAACTTCCCCAGGACAGCCTGCCCAGCTAA
- a CDS encoding M23 family metallopeptidase yields MPDRTTTRVVFGFLLLAGILILGFAWLMARRDATPKLTAQRNIYDADIPVHAQVPFDPRMILLTPYDCVKAPLADVFTSPLGSESGAFTYDAQTWGEPNNKRGGPHWGVDLNGIGGENTDLGDPVYAAARGRVIFCGEPSENWGNVIVLLHRMPDGSLMQTLYAHLDKTLVRVGDTVPRGKIIGRVGNAHGNYMAHLHFETIPSIAIEAGMPAYGATLGGRLNPHDILKRYAPASEVSIPDPLPLMEEIQNELDMENMTISITPPATAK; encoded by the coding sequence ATGCCGGACCGTACAACCACCCGTGTCGTTTTTGGATTCCTCCTTTTGGCAGGCATCCTCATCCTTGGATTTGCCTGGCTCATGGCCCGCCGTGACGCCACTCCGAAGTTAACGGCTCAAAGGAACATTTACGATGCCGACATCCCGGTTCACGCCCAAGTGCCATTCGATCCGCGCATGATTCTTCTGACACCCTACGACTGTGTCAAAGCCCCCCTCGCGGATGTCTTCACGTCTCCGCTCGGCAGTGAAAGCGGAGCATTCACCTACGATGCCCAGACATGGGGAGAACCGAACAACAAGCGCGGCGGCCCTCACTGGGGCGTCGACCTCAACGGCATCGGCGGAGAAAACACCGATCTGGGAGATCCCGTTTATGCAGCAGCCCGGGGCAGGGTCATCTTCTGCGGAGAACCTAGTGAAAACTGGGGCAACGTCATCGTCCTTCTTCACCGCATGCCGGATGGTTCCCTGATGCAAACGCTCTACGCCCACTTGGACAAAACCCTTGTCCGGGTCGGAGATACCGTCCCCCGCGGCAAAATCATCGGACGAGTCGGCAACGCCCATGGCAACTACATGGCTCATCTGCATTTTGAAACCATCCCATCCATCGCCATCGAAGCCGGCATGCCCGCATACGGAGCCACCCTGGGAGGAAGGCTCAACCCTCATGACATCCTGAAACGTTATGCTCCTGCTTCCGAGGTTTCCATCCCGGATCCCCTGCCCTTGATGGAAGAAATCCAGAACGAGCTGGACATGGAAAACATGACCATCAGCATCACGCCTCCCGCGACTGCCAAGTAA
- a CDS encoding polyprenyl synthetase family protein, with amino-acid sequence MPIPFFSKLRNHKHYYDLVRPALKQVEELIEAQTESFEPTVADYMETICKSRGKLLRPALALLMGGATGGIKPEHIRLGAILEMVHLASLVHDDVIDRADTRRNEPTANALWGNNLAVLLGDALFSHAMVLGTDFGSVDFCKRLAVIVRDVCQGEVEQSSRLFDLDMTREDYFEIIRKKTASLFSAATGGASWISGVNEELESTMYRLGVLIGSAYQIYDDCLDMVGDEDDAGKTLHTDAEKGKLTLPIFNLLDSDDEAIGEMVHDALERRQAPDYEHISRTEAYREAIGKAVQDALRMTEEAREILWLLPQTPYREALAEMTFYMDELLEDCCGH; translated from the coding sequence ATGCCCATTCCGTTTTTCTCAAAACTTCGCAACCACAAGCATTACTATGATCTTGTGCGGCCAGCCCTGAAACAAGTCGAGGAACTTATCGAAGCCCAGACGGAAAGTTTCGAACCCACAGTAGCCGACTACATGGAAACAATCTGCAAGTCGCGCGGAAAGCTTCTAAGGCCGGCTCTGGCCCTCTTAATGGGGGGAGCTACCGGAGGCATCAAACCGGAACACATCCGGTTGGGCGCGATTCTGGAAATGGTCCATCTGGCATCCCTTGTCCATGACGACGTCATTGACCGGGCCGATACACGCCGAAACGAACCCACGGCAAATGCCCTATGGGGTAATAATCTCGCCGTTCTACTCGGAGACGCCCTTTTCTCCCATGCCATGGTTTTAGGAACGGATTTCGGCAGTGTGGACTTTTGTAAAAGGCTTGCGGTCATCGTCCGTGACGTCTGCCAAGGCGAAGTGGAGCAGTCCAGCCGTCTGTTCGATCTGGACATGACTCGTGAAGACTATTTTGAAATCATCCGCAAAAAGACGGCATCTCTGTTCTCCGCGGCCACGGGTGGGGCATCCTGGATCTCCGGGGTCAACGAAGAACTTGAAAGCACCATGTACCGCCTCGGCGTACTGATCGGCTCCGCCTATCAAATTTACGACGATTGCCTGGATATGGTCGGCGACGAAGACGATGCCGGCAAAACCCTGCATACGGACGCAGAAAAAGGTAAATTGACTCTGCCTATCTTCAACCTTCTGGACAGCGATGATGAAGCCATTGGAGAAATGGTGCACGATGCCCTTGAACGTCGTCAAGCTCCCGACTACGAACATATTTCCCGGACGGAAGCCTACCGCGAAGCTATCGGCAAAGCCGTTCAGGACGCCCTCCGCATGACGGAGGAAGCCCGTGAAATCCTCTGGCTTCTGCCCCAGACTCCCTACCGGGAAGCCTTGGCAGAAATGACCTTCTACATGGACGAACTCCTGGAAGACTGTTGCGGACACTGA